Proteins encoded together in one Cyanobium sp. WAJ14-Wanaka window:
- the fabZ gene encoding 3-hydroxyacyl-ACP dehydratase FabZ, producing the protein MSEPETATSLVVLSAEQIQGLLPHRYPFALVDRVIEHDPGKRAVAIKNVTINEPQFQGHFPGRPLMPGVLIVEAMAQVGGLIVTQMPDLPKGLFVFAGIDGVRFRRPVVPGDQLLITCELLSLKRQRFGKVKAEATVDGQLACSGELMFSLVA; encoded by the coding sequence TTGTCTGAGCCAGAAACCGCAACCTCTTTAGTTGTGCTCAGTGCCGAGCAGATTCAGGGTCTATTGCCCCACCGCTATCCCTTTGCCCTGGTGGATCGGGTGATTGAGCACGACCCTGGCAAGAGGGCGGTGGCCATCAAGAATGTCACCATTAACGAGCCCCAATTCCAGGGGCATTTCCCCGGGCGCCCCTTGATGCCAGGCGTATTGATTGTGGAGGCGATGGCCCAGGTGGGCGGCCTGATCGTTACCCAGATGCCAGATCTCCCGAAGGGGCTGTTTGTATTTGCGGGCATTGATGGGGTGCGCTTTCGCCGGCCCGTGGTGCCTGGAGACCAGCTATTGATCACCTGCGAATTGCTGAGTCTCAAGCGCCAGCGCTTTGGCAAGGTGAAGGCCGAAGCAACGGTGGATGGCCAACTGGCCTGTTCCGGTGAATTGATGTTCTCCTTGGTGGCGTGA
- the lpxC gene encoding UDP-3-O-acyl-N-acetylglucosamine deacetylase, giving the protein MLPGLDSYPWPENYGEAHTLAGPVERSGVGLHSGIAARVRLQPSERPGYWVGWLSKPFHPLVRLEPSQVADTELCTALQLEGGRLATVEHLLAALAGTGVSQAEILVEGEEVPLLDGSALPWVEAIAEAGLAPLGTSVTAPMVESPVTLQQGSSFATALPAACFQVGAAIEFQDRAIGRQLFSLGLTPQNFVAEIAPARTFGLRSQVDQLLAAGLIKGGCLENALVCDGDQWLNPPLRFNDEPVRHKILDLIGDLALVGLPRAQVFAYRGSHGLHTSLAAVLASCPQSLAA; this is encoded by the coding sequence GTGCTGCCCGGTCTCGATTCCTATCCCTGGCCAGAGAATTACGGCGAAGCCCATACCCTCGCTGGCCCAGTCGAGCGCAGCGGGGTGGGCCTCCACAGCGGCATTGCGGCCAGAGTCAGGCTCCAGCCCTCCGAGAGGCCGGGTTACTGGGTTGGCTGGCTAAGTAAGCCATTCCATCCCCTAGTGCGGCTTGAGCCTTCCCAGGTCGCCGACACCGAGCTCTGCACGGCCCTTCAGCTCGAGGGCGGGCGGCTAGCCACGGTGGAGCATCTTTTGGCCGCCTTGGCTGGCACCGGGGTGAGTCAGGCAGAAATCCTGGTGGAGGGGGAGGAGGTGCCCCTGCTGGATGGCTCGGCCCTTCCCTGGGTGGAAGCAATCGCTGAGGCTGGTTTGGCCCCCCTAGGCACGTCCGTGACTGCCCCAATGGTGGAGTCACCCGTCACTCTTCAGCAGGGCAGCAGTTTTGCCACTGCCCTACCTGCCGCCTGTTTCCAGGTGGGGGCAGCCATTGAATTCCAGGATCGGGCCATTGGCCGCCAGCTCTTCTCCCTAGGCCTCACCCCCCAGAACTTTGTTGCGGAGATCGCCCCAGCCCGCACCTTTGGCCTGCGCTCCCAGGTGGATCAGTTGCTGGCAGCAGGTTTAATCAAGGGAGGTTGCCTGGAAAATGCCCTGGTTTGCGATGGCGACCAGTGGCTCAACCCCCCCCTGCGTTTTAACGATGAACCGGTACGCCATAAAATCCTCGACTTGATTGGCGATCTGGCGCTTGTTGGCTTGCCAAGGGCCCAGGTGTTTGCCTATCGGGGCTCCCATGGGCTTCACACTTCCCTGGCCGCTGTCTTGGCAAGCTGCCCCCAAAGCCTGGCGGCCTAG
- a CDS encoding BamA/TamA family outer membrane protein has product MAGSLGFRASALPAIGAALPAIGAMILASAPALAQAPPGNKPAPKNQPAKKNLPAAAAKTPPAEKQVLISEVAIEGLQGHPERERLELAAYAAMVTTPGTRVTRSQLQNDLSAIYASGWFSDVQIKPIDGPLGVRLVVTLVANPVLTKVSLDLAKPKLPPQVIKETFAADYGKTLNLNTLQQRMQELQKWYADQGYSLARVTGPGRVSPDGDVQLQVREGTVAGVDVEFINKEGSTTNDKGQTIKGKTKLYVITREVSLKAGALFNRRTLEEDIKRLYGTGLFGDVKVTLKPLPSEPGKVTVVLGIVEQSSGSLSGGLGYSQSQGVFGQIQLQDSNLWGKAWDLSTNISYGQYGGLGDISLSNPWIKGNKYRTSMRTRIFFSREVPQIFQSENNSYFATLNGDSPPTNTGNEVAVQRIGASVQFVRPLNGGNPFKKAPWNLILAFGGQKVTPMDYSGTAAARASIAGQPNSNICLAYNCATENQLLSFRLGTAYSTLNDPRNPTKGNFFTASTEQFMSVGPDSPTFNRLRASATHYIPVNWIKIFKGCRPKNGETPDCKQALAFQGTLGTMVGDVPPYEAFCLGGGNSVRGYYTCDLGVGKSMAEATIEYRFPLFKIISGELFVDAGTTFGSQADISGNPGGKLGKPGDGFSVGTGLIVNTPVGPLRLEIATQDFTSNYRFNLGVGWKF; this is encoded by the coding sequence ATGGCTGGCTCGCTTGGTTTTAGGGCCTCTGCCCTTCCCGCCATTGGGGCAGCCCTTCCCGCCATTGGGGCCATGATTTTGGCCTCTGCACCAGCGCTGGCCCAGGCTCCGCCAGGAAACAAGCCTGCACCAAAAAACCAGCCTGCCAAAAAAAATCTTCCTGCAGCGGCAGCCAAAACCCCTCCGGCCGAAAAGCAGGTACTGATTTCCGAGGTGGCCATTGAGGGCCTTCAGGGCCATCCGGAGCGGGAGCGCCTGGAGTTGGCTGCCTATGCGGCGATGGTGACAACCCCTGGCACCAGGGTGACCCGCAGCCAGCTGCAAAACGATCTCTCGGCCATCTACGCCAGCGGTTGGTTTTCGGATGTGCAGATCAAGCCCATCGATGGCCCCTTGGGCGTGCGCCTAGTGGTCACCTTGGTGGCCAATCCGGTGCTTACCAAGGTCAGCCTTGACCTGGCCAAGCCCAAACTGCCGCCCCAGGTAATCAAGGAGACCTTCGCGGCCGACTACGGCAAGACCCTCAATCTCAACACCCTGCAGCAGCGCATGCAGGAACTGCAGAAGTGGTATGCAGACCAGGGCTACTCCCTGGCCAGGGTTACGGGGCCTGGCCGGGTCAGCCCCGATGGTGATGTTCAGCTGCAGGTGCGGGAGGGCACCGTGGCCGGGGTGGACGTGGAGTTCATTAACAAGGAAGGCTCCACCACCAACGACAAGGGTCAGACTATTAAGGGCAAGACCAAGTTGTACGTAATTACCCGCGAGGTGTCCCTTAAGGCTGGTGCCCTGTTTAATCGCCGCACCTTGGAAGAGGACATCAAGCGCCTCTACGGCACGGGCCTATTTGGCGATGTCAAGGTGACCCTTAAGCCCCTGCCCTCAGAACCGGGCAAGGTAACCGTGGTGCTTGGCATTGTCGAGCAGTCTTCAGGCTCTTTGTCTGGTGGTTTGGGCTATAGCCAAAGCCAGGGTGTATTTGGTCAGATCCAATTGCAGGACTCCAACCTTTGGGGTAAGGCTTGGGATCTTTCAACAAACATCTCCTATGGACAATATGGGGGATTGGGTGATATCAGCCTCTCCAATCCTTGGATTAAGGGGAATAAATATCGCACCTCAATGCGCACTAGGATTTTCTTCAGTAGGGAGGTGCCGCAAATCTTTCAAAGTGAAAATAACAGTTACTTTGCCACGTTAAATGGCGATTCCCCGCCCACTAATACCGGCAATGAGGTGGCGGTACAGCGCATTGGTGCCAGCGTTCAATTCGTGCGGCCCCTGAATGGCGGCAATCCTTTTAAAAAGGCACCCTGGAATTTGATCCTTGCTTTTGGTGGCCAAAAAGTAACCCCGATGGATTATTCCGGAACGGCTGCTGCTAGGGCTTCCATAGCTGGCCAGCCCAACTCGAATATTTGTTTGGCTTATAATTGTGCAACTGAAAACCAACTGCTCAGCTTTCGCCTAGGCACCGCCTACAGCACCCTCAACGATCCCCGTAACCCCACTAAAGGCAATTTCTTTACGGCAAGTACCGAGCAGTTCATGTCGGTTGGCCCCGATTCGCCAACTTTTAACCGCTTGCGAGCCAGTGCCACCCATTACATCCCGGTTAACTGGATAAAAATATTCAAGGGCTGTAGGCCTAAAAATGGCGAAACCCCAGACTGTAAACAGGCCCTTGCCTTCCAGGGAACCCTGGGCACGATGGTTGGAGATGTCCCCCCCTACGAAGCGTTCTGTCTGGGTGGTGGCAACTCAGTTCGCGGCTACTACACCTGCGACTTGGGCGTGGGTAAGAGCATGGCAGAGGCCACGATTGAATACAGATTTCCACTTTTCAAGATTATTAGCGGCGAACTTTTTGTGGATGCTGGCACTACTTTTGGCAGTCAGGCAGATATCAGTGGCAATCCAGGTGGAAAGCTTGGTAAGCCAGGTGATGGTTTCTCCGTGGGTACGGGCTTGATTGTCAACACCCCGGTAGGTCCCCTGCGCTTGGAAATCGCGACCCAGGATTTCACCAGCAACTACCGCTTCAACCTTGGTGTGGGCTGGAAGTTCTAG
- the purC gene encoding phosphoribosylaminoimidazolesuccinocarboxamide synthase, protein MSAYTLGPLLYEGKAKRVHATNHDDVVAVEYKDDATAFNALKKAQLAGKGELNCRISALVFERLAARGVPTHYLGVDGSNWMLVRPVRVIPIEVVIRNIAAGSLCKQMPIGAGTPLDPPLLDLYYKDDAYGDPLLTEARLELLGLVSPVQRQAIEDLARLVNRELLELFTEAGLILVDFKIELGLTQSGELVLADEISPDTCRLWDGAVADDQDRILDKDRFRQDLGGVVEAYGQVCKRVQGVCPEPRHYG, encoded by the coding sequence ATGAGCGCCTACACCCTCGGCCCCCTGCTCTACGAGGGCAAGGCCAAACGAGTGCATGCCACCAACCACGACGACGTGGTGGCGGTCGAATACAAGGACGACGCCACCGCCTTCAACGCCCTCAAAAAGGCCCAGCTGGCTGGCAAGGGTGAGCTCAATTGCCGGATCTCAGCACTGGTGTTTGAACGCTTGGCTGCCCGGGGGGTGCCCACCCACTACCTCGGTGTGGATGGATCCAACTGGATGTTGGTTAGGCCGGTGCGGGTGATTCCGATCGAGGTGGTGATTCGCAATATCGCGGCGGGCTCCCTCTGTAAGCAGATGCCAATTGGGGCGGGGACTCCGCTGGATCCCCCCTTGCTCGACCTCTATTACAAGGACGATGCCTATGGAGACCCCCTGCTCACTGAGGCCAGGTTGGAACTGCTGGGCCTGGTCAGCCCGGTGCAACGCCAGGCAATCGAAGACCTCGCCCGCCTGGTCAACCGGGAATTATTGGAGCTTTTTACGGAAGCGGGGCTAATCCTGGTCGATTTCAAAATTGAGCTGGGCCTAACCCAATCAGGTGAGCTGGTCTTGGCAGATGAGATCAGCCCGGATACCTGCCGTCTCTGGGATGGGGCTGTGGCCGACGACCAGGACCGCATCCTCGACAAGGACAGATTTCGCCAGGATTTAGGGGGAGTTGTCGAGGCCTACGGGCAGGTCTGCAAACGGGTCCAAGGGGTGTGTCCTGAGCCGAGACATTACGGCTAA
- the purD gene encoding phosphoribosylamine--glycine ligase: MAPAASQSPARILVVGGGGRENSLGWALGRCPGVEHVWIAPGNGGTADLVGVGQLAIAEGDQAALVQACQQHQIELVVVGPEAPLASGLADALRSAGFAVFGPGADGAQLEASKQWAKALMLEAGVPTAGYWAANSREEALAVVDREQQAFVVKADGLAAGKGVTVAENIEETMAAIEEIFAGRFGEAGASLVLEERLSGPEVSVFALTDGSGMVLLPPAQDHKRIGEGDTGPNTGGMGAYAPAPLLDGAGLENVRTLVLEPILAALQGRGIDYRGVIYAGLMLTAQGPKVIEFNCRFGDPECETLMPLMGPELAPVLLACASGNLEGAPKLSVSPRCSACVIAAAQGYPGEIRSGDPISSGLQNQNDLQLFHAGSQRNASGQCHTSGGRVLAVVAQAEDFDGAFERAYAGLKQVHFEGITFRRDIGHQVRHR; encoded by the coding sequence ATGGCTCCAGCCGCAAGCCAAAGCCCAGCCCGGATCCTGGTGGTGGGAGGCGGAGGCCGGGAAAACTCCCTGGGCTGGGCCCTGGGCCGCTGCCCAGGTGTGGAGCATGTGTGGATAGCACCGGGAAATGGCGGCACCGCTGATTTGGTGGGAGTTGGCCAGCTCGCCATCGCCGAAGGCGACCAGGCCGCCCTGGTGCAGGCCTGCCAGCAGCACCAGATCGAACTGGTGGTGGTGGGCCCGGAAGCCCCACTGGCCTCAGGCCTGGCCGACGCATTGCGCAGTGCCGGGTTCGCAGTTTTTGGCCCCGGGGCCGATGGGGCCCAGCTGGAAGCCAGCAAGCAGTGGGCCAAGGCCCTGATGCTGGAGGCGGGCGTACCTACGGCGGGCTACTGGGCCGCCAACAGCCGCGAAGAGGCCCTGGCAGTGGTGGATCGCGAACAGCAGGCCTTTGTGGTCAAGGCGGATGGTTTGGCCGCTGGCAAGGGGGTCACGGTGGCGGAAAACATCGAAGAAACGATGGCGGCCATTGAGGAGATATTCGCTGGCCGTTTTGGCGAGGCCGGCGCATCCCTGGTATTGGAAGAGCGGCTGAGCGGCCCGGAGGTGTCGGTGTTTGCCCTTACCGATGGCTCCGGCATGGTGCTGCTCCCCCCGGCCCAGGACCACAAGCGTATCGGCGAAGGAGACACCGGGCCCAACACCGGCGGCATGGGCGCCTATGCCCCTGCCCCCCTGCTCGATGGGGCAGGCCTGGAAAATGTGCGCACCCTTGTGCTTGAGCCCATCCTGGCGGCCCTGCAGGGGCGCGGAATTGATTACCGGGGCGTTATCTATGCGGGTTTGATGCTCACCGCCCAGGGCCCCAAGGTGATCGAATTCAACTGCCGCTTTGGCGATCCAGAATGTGAAACCTTGATGCCCCTGATGGGTCCTGAATTGGCCCCAGTGCTGCTGGCCTGCGCCTCAGGCAACCTGGAAGGCGCTCCCAAACTGAGCGTTTCCCCCCGCTGCAGCGCCTGCGTGATCGCCGCAGCCCAGGGATATCCCGGCGAAATCCGCAGCGGTGATCCGATCTCCAGCGGCCTCCAAAACCAAAACGACCTCCAGCTATTCCACGCCGGCAGCCAACGCAATGCCAGCGGCCAATGCCACACCAGTGGCGGCAGGGTGCTGGCGGTGGTTGCCCAGGCGGAGGATTTCGATGGGGCCTTTGAGCGGGCCTACGCCGGCCTTAAGCAGGTGCATTTTGAGGGAATAACCTTCCGCCGAGACATCGGCCACCAGGTGCGCCACCGATGA
- a CDS encoding ATP-binding protein, producing the protein MSWQARLGQWWAEFSLQTKLLVVATLVVSLLMTGITFFALNSIQRDAQRSDTRFARDLGLLLSANVTPLVAEGNDRELAAVADRFWRSSRSLRYIFFADPEGVIYLGIPIGGTAGSSSQLLTRRLELPADIQKRPENPLIRQHLSPDGKVTDVFVPIVSQGRYLGVLALGINPNETLLTSAALTREVTVAVFISIWVLVILGAVFNALTITRPVKELLEGVRSIAGGDFETRLSLPVGGELGELLGGFNMMATQLEVYKAANIEELTAAQIKQQSLIATMADGAVLLDAEGAIVLVNPTARRLFRWEGRNLESKDLIAELPEVLAIELQAALESMVSNSKDSADVRCSFGEPARTLRIVLQAVKDASGESLKGIAMTIQDLTREVELNAAQSRFISNVSHELRTPLFNIKSYVETLHDMGDQLTEAEKKEFLGIANDETDRLTRLVNDVLDLSRLESERVCTLEPLDVAPAIEQTLRTYRLNAEEKGVKLGFDAEAQLPRVLGNWDLLLQVFDNLVGNALKFTPQGGQLMLRVYPWPDQCQLTYNSSDGSSNNSSDSLNDNPSCELTSPLPRLRIEIADSGCGISEADQSRIFERFYRVENAVHTEAGTGLGLAIVRGILEKHGSFIKMASGLGVGTLFWFDLALEDSDSDELQLQADRRRYDYEASSLTRS; encoded by the coding sequence ATGAGCTGGCAAGCGCGGTTAGGGCAATGGTGGGCTGAATTCAGCCTGCAAACCAAGCTGCTGGTGGTGGCAACCCTGGTGGTGAGCCTGCTGATGACAGGCATCACCTTCTTTGCCCTCAACAGCATCCAAAGGGATGCCCAACGCAGTGACACCCGCTTCGCCCGCGACCTGGGTCTGCTGCTTTCCGCCAACGTGACGCCGCTGGTGGCCGAGGGCAACGACCGCGAACTGGCCGCGGTGGCCGATCGCTTCTGGCGCTCTAGCCGCAGCCTCCGCTACATCTTTTTCGCCGACCCGGAAGGGGTCATTTACCTGGGTATTCCGATTGGCGGCACTGCCGGCAGCAGCAGCCAGTTACTTACCCGCCGGCTGGAATTGCCAGCCGACATCCAAAAGCGCCCGGAAAACCCCCTAATCCGCCAGCACCTCAGCCCCGACGGCAAGGTGACCGATGTATTTGTACCAATCGTGAGCCAGGGGCGTTACCTGGGGGTATTGGCCCTGGGCATCAACCCCAACGAAACCCTGCTCACCAGCGCCGCCCTGACCAGGGAAGTAACCGTGGCGGTGTTCATCTCAATCTGGGTGCTTGTGATCCTGGGCGCAGTGTTCAACGCCCTCACAATCACTCGGCCCGTAAAAGAATTACTGGAGGGGGTCCGCTCTATTGCCGGCGGCGATTTTGAAACGCGCCTCTCACTGCCGGTGGGCGGCGAACTGGGGGAACTGCTCGGCGGCTTCAACATGATGGCTACCCAGCTAGAAGTTTACAAAGCGGCAAACATCGAAGAGCTCACCGCTGCCCAGATCAAGCAGCAATCCCTAATCGCAACGATGGCCGATGGGGCAGTTTTACTAGATGCCGAAGGGGCAATTGTGCTGGTAAACCCCACTGCCCGAAGGCTGTTTCGCTGGGAAGGTCGCAACCTAGAAAGCAAAGACCTGATCGCCGAGCTCCCCGAGGTCCTGGCAATAGAGCTGCAGGCCGCCCTGGAAAGCATGGTCAGCAACAGCAAGGATTCCGCCGATGTGCGCTGCAGCTTTGGCGAGCCGGCCCGCACCCTACGGATAGTGCTGCAGGCCGTTAAAGATGCCAGTGGTGAAAGCCTTAAAGGTATAGCGATGACCATCCAAGATCTCACGCGGGAGGTGGAGCTAAATGCGGCCCAAAGCCGTTTCATCAGCAACGTTTCCCACGAGTTGCGTACTCCTCTTTTCAACATCAAGAGCTACGTGGAGACCCTCCATGACATGGGGGACCAACTGACGGAAGCGGAGAAAAAAGAATTCCTTGGCATTGCCAACGACGAAACCGACAGGCTCACCCGCCTCGTGAATGATGTTCTGGACCTATCCAGGCTAGAGAGCGAGCGGGTATGCACCCTGGAGCCCCTGGACGTGGCACCAGCAATTGAGCAAACCCTGCGCACCTACCGCCTAAACGCCGAAGAAAAGGGCGTCAAACTGGGCTTTGATGCCGAGGCCCAACTGCCTCGGGTTCTAGGCAATTGGGATTTATTACTGCAGGTGTTCGACAACCTGGTGGGCAATGCACTCAAATTCACCCCCCAGGGGGGGCAATTAATGCTGCGGGTCTACCCCTGGCCCGATCAATGTCAGCTCACTTACAACTCCAGTGACGGCTCCAGCAATAACTCAAGCGACAGCCTAAATGACAACCCGAGCTGTGAACTCACCTCCCCATTGCCCAGGCTGCGCATTGAAATTGCCGACAGTGGTTGTGGCATCTCAGAAGCCGATCAAAGTCGCATCTTTGAGCGCTTCTACCGGGTAGAAAACGCGGTACATACGGAAGCTGGCACGGGCCTTGGCCTGGCGATTGTGCGCGGCATTTTGGAGAAGCACGGCAGCTTCATCAAGATGGCAAGCGGGCTGGGGGTAGGCACCCTCTTCTGGTTTGACCTGGCCCTGGAAGATTCCGATTCCGATGAATTGCAGCTGCAAGCTGATCGCCGCCGCTACGACTACGAAGCCAGCAGCCTGACCCGGAGCTAA